A window of Lentibacillus sp. Marseille-P4043 contains these coding sequences:
- a CDS encoding site-2 protease family protein: MDIYVLLWLLFFIAPISTVLHECGHMLGARLVKADQITLAVGVGKKMYHFSHKQYRVSIHALFFLGGLAYSERNKPYKPMEIVWITICGPFINGIAACLVYLLFGFANGYVQLFILFNIWLAIVNIIPFKLKEKHSDGYTIVKTVSQAYTHFKEWNR, translated from the coding sequence ATGGATATTTATGTACTACTATGGCTACTATTTTTCATTGCTCCTATTAGTACAGTTTTGCATGAATGTGGTCATATGCTTGGAGCAAGATTGGTAAAAGCCGATCAGATAACACTAGCAGTTGGGGTCGGGAAAAAGATGTATCATTTCTCGCACAAACAATATCGTGTTTCTATTCATGCATTGTTCTTTTTGGGTGGTCTTGCATATAGTGAAAGAAATAAACCTTATAAACCAATGGAAATCGTTTGGATTACCATCTGCGGCCCGTTTATTAACGGGATCGCTGCTTGTTTGGTTTATCTACTGTTTGGTTTTGCAAATGGATATGTTCAATTATTCATTCTGTTTAATATATGGCTTGCCATCGTTAATATTATTCCATTTAAACTAAAAGAAAAACATTCAGATGGTTATACAATCGTAAAAACAGTTTCTCAGGCCTACACACATTTTAAGGAATGGAATAGATAA
- a CDS encoding YjcZ family sporulation protein, protein MGAGYGGGFALIVVLFILLIIVGAAWL, encoded by the coding sequence ATGGGTGCAGGTTATGGCGGTGGATTTGCGTTAATCGTCGTATTGTTCATTCTTCTAATTATCGTTGGTGCTGCGTGGTTATAG
- a CDS encoding pseudouridine synthase has product MTNTLERLQKVIAKSGVTSRRKAEQLIVDGKVKVNGKVMTELGTKVSNNDEIEVNGVPLQKETPVYFMLYKPRGVISSVKDDKNRKVVTDFFQDVPERIFPIGRLDYDSSGIIILTNDGEFANLLMHPRYSVDKVYVAKIKGIPRKNELNVLRKGVKADRDILKAVHYNILSTDKDSQTSIIEITLHEGKNRHIRRMMEQIGYPVMKLKREQYGMLTLKGLQPGEFRALTPHEVKKMRQEASKIVE; this is encoded by the coding sequence ATGACGAACACGTTAGAACGACTACAAAAAGTTATCGCTAAAAGCGGCGTTACCTCAAGGCGAAAGGCAGAACAGCTAATCGTCGATGGCAAGGTAAAAGTAAATGGCAAGGTAATGACCGAATTAGGTACAAAAGTATCCAACAATGACGAGATCGAAGTTAATGGGGTACCATTGCAGAAGGAAACCCCAGTTTATTTCATGCTTTATAAACCACGCGGCGTTATATCAAGTGTTAAAGATGACAAGAATAGAAAAGTAGTTACAGATTTTTTTCAAGACGTACCAGAGCGAATTTTTCCAATTGGACGGTTGGATTATGATTCCTCAGGCATTATAATCCTGACAAACGATGGTGAATTCGCAAACCTTTTAATGCATCCAAGATATAGCGTTGACAAGGTTTATGTTGCAAAAATAAAGGGAATTCCCCGTAAGAATGAATTAAACGTTCTAAGAAAAGGGGTTAAAGCAGACAGAGATATATTAAAGGCTGTCCATTATAATATTTTGTCAACAGATAAAGATAGCCAAACATCGATTATCGAAATCACCTTACATGAGGGTAAAAATCGTCATATTAGAAGAATGATGGAACAAATAGGTTATCCCGTTATGAAACTGAAGAGGGAACAATACGGGATGTTAACCTTAAAAGGGTTGCAACCTGGGGAATTTAGAGCTTTAACACCCCATGAGGTAAAAAAGATGCGCCAGGAAGCTAGCAAAATTGTTGAATAA
- a CDS encoding nucleoside recognition domain-containing protein, translated as MVNIIWASMAIIGILYAMINGTMEDVNKAVFESADEAVTISIGLISILVFWLGIMKIAEKAGILQFLAKLFRPIVVKLFPEIPKDHPAIGYILSNFTANMFGLGNAATPMGIKAMEQMKQLSGTDTASRSMITFLALNTSSLTIIPTTVIAIRMHYNATSPTEIVGTTIIATVVSSLSAIMVDRFYYYRSLRRG; from the coding sequence ATGGTTAATATTATTTGGGCATCCATGGCAATCATTGGAATACTATATGCAATGATTAACGGAACCATGGAAGATGTAAACAAAGCAGTTTTTGAAAGTGCAGATGAAGCTGTTACGATATCGATTGGTTTAATTAGTATTCTTGTATTTTGGCTCGGTATTATGAAGATTGCTGAAAAGGCGGGTATTTTACAATTCCTCGCAAAATTATTCCGTCCGATTGTGGTGAAATTGTTTCCAGAGATACCAAAAGATCATCCAGCAATCGGGTATATTCTGTCCAACTTCACTGCTAATATGTTTGGATTAGGCAATGCGGCGACACCAATGGGAATCAAAGCAATGGAGCAAATGAAACAATTAAGTGGTACGGATACCGCTTCACGATCAATGATTACCTTTTTAGCCTTGAATACGTCAAGCCTAACCATCATTCCGACGACCGTTATTGCAATCCGAATGCATTATAATGCTACATCACCAACTGAAATTGTCGGTACCACCATCATTGCAACGGTCGTGTCATCCCTGAGTGCAATAATGGTTGACCGTTTTTATTATTATCGGAGTTTAAGGAGGGGGTAG
- a CDS encoding peptidylprolyl isomerase, with protein sequence MAKKGYIVMENGNKIEFDLFPEEAPNTVANFEKLANDNFYDGLTFHRVIDGFVSQGGCPNGNGTGNAGYTIKCETEGNPHKHVEGSLSMAHAGKDTGSCQFFIVHEAQPHLDGVHTVFGQVTSGVEYAKAMKNGDVMKEMKVFEA encoded by the coding sequence ATGGCTAAAAAAGGATATATTGTAATGGAAAATGGGAATAAAATCGAATTTGACCTTTTTCCAGAGGAAGCACCAAATACTGTAGCTAATTTTGAAAAACTTGCGAACGACAATTTTTATGATGGGTTAACATTCCACCGGGTAATAGATGGCTTTGTCAGTCAAGGTGGTTGTCCAAATGGAAATGGAACAGGCAATGCCGGTTATACAATCAAATGTGAAACGGAAGGAAACCCACATAAACATGTAGAAGGATCATTATCAATGGCACATGCTGGAAAAGATACTGGCAGCTGTCAATTTTTCATTGTTCATGAAGCTCAACCACATCTAGATGGTGTTCATACAGTTTTTGGACAAGTTACATCAGGTGTGGAATACGCAAAGGCAATGAAGAATGGCGATGTCATGAAAGAAATGAAGGTTTTTGAAGCGTAA
- a CDS encoding segregation/condensation protein A gives MNQAYQVKIDSFEGPLDLLLHLINRYEIDIYDIPVAQITRQYMEYIHTMQKLELNIASEYLVMASTLLALKSQMLLPKQEIETEDDEFAEDPREELMGRLIEYRKYKKAAENLQEKELDANQIFTRSPVHFDNVDVDQPVEKGDISIYDMLGALGKMLERKKWNEPLETKIKRIEISIEERMKEVRQVVKASEQGVSFDNLFTYQSRSHIVVTFMALLELMKEKEVYCVQEKQLDTLYVFYMEEQS, from the coding sequence ATGAATCAAGCATACCAAGTGAAAATAGATTCTTTTGAAGGACCGCTTGATTTATTATTACATTTAATTAATCGGTATGAGATTGATATATACGATATTCCGGTTGCGCAAATCACCAGACAATATATGGAATACATACACACGATGCAAAAGTTGGAATTAAATATTGCTAGTGAATATCTCGTTATGGCTTCAACATTGCTTGCATTAAAAAGTCAGATGCTCCTGCCAAAACAGGAAATCGAAACGGAGGATGACGAATTTGCGGAAGATCCTAGGGAGGAGTTAATGGGTCGTCTCATTGAATATCGAAAATATAAAAAAGCAGCTGAAAACCTGCAGGAGAAAGAACTTGATGCGAACCAAATTTTCACACGATCTCCTGTCCATTTCGACAATGTTGACGTGGATCAACCAGTCGAAAAAGGCGATATTTCCATTTATGATATGTTAGGTGCGCTTGGGAAAATGCTGGAACGAAAGAAATGGAACGAGCCGCTAGAAACAAAGATAAAACGAATCGAAATTTCCATTGAAGAACGGATGAAGGAAGTCAGACAGGTCGTAAAAGCATCTGAGCAGGGTGTTTCGTTTGATAATTTGTTTACTTATCAATCCCGCTCCCATATTGTTGTTACCTTTATGGCATTATTAGAGTTAATGAAAGAGAAAGAAGTATATTGTGTTCAAGAGAAACAATTGGATACACTATATGTTTTTTATATGGAGGAACAATCGTGA
- the scpB gene encoding SMC-Scp complex subunit ScpB — protein MKNTDLKAIVEGLLFASGDQGITIKQISKILEVNTSTVIHLLEELKYDYEHTDRGIMMMQSHDVFHLTTKPEHSAYFKKLLETPQTSRMSQAALETLAIIAYQQPITRTEIEDIRGVKSDRPVQTLLARSLIEEVGRREGVGRPILFGTSTDFLTYFGLTSLDELPPLPDNVEQDDVEHEADLFFEKFNMEMDQSN, from the coding sequence GTGAAGAATACAGATTTAAAAGCTATTGTGGAAGGGTTATTGTTTGCCAGCGGTGATCAAGGCATTACAATCAAGCAGATTTCTAAAATACTAGAAGTGAACACATCAACAGTTATCCATTTGCTTGAAGAATTAAAATATGATTACGAACATACGGATAGGGGTATCATGATGATGCAATCACATGACGTATTCCATTTGACAACGAAACCCGAACATAGTGCTTATTTCAAAAAACTATTGGAAACACCACAAACGTCCAGAATGTCGCAAGCAGCTTTAGAAACCCTGGCAATCATCGCTTATCAGCAACCGATCACAAGAACGGAGATAGAAGATATTCGTGGTGTCAAAAGTGATCGGCCAGTGCAGACTCTACTTGCCAGGTCGTTAATTGAAGAAGTTGGCAGGCGTGAAGGTGTTGGCAGGCCGATCTTGTTTGGCACTAGCACAGATTTCTTAACGTATTTTGGACTAACCTCACTAGATGAATTGCCACCATTACCTGATAATGTTGAGCAGGATGATGTCGAGCACGAAGCAGATTTGTTTTTTGAAAAATTTAATATGGAAATGGATCAGTCAAACTAA
- a CDS encoding D-alanyl-D-alanine carboxypeptidase family protein, giving the protein MRSVYLTITLFLLLSLFFPIIGQAKPGTSANNAVLMEQSTGRVLYEKNAHEKKPIASITKIMTAIIAIESGKMDEMVTTSRRAVYTGGSSIYLEQGEKMKLKDLVYGLMLRSGNDAAVAIAEHVGGSVEGFNYLMNEKAQWLGMTNTHFENPHGLHAEQHYSTAYDMALLMRYAMSNDVFKKITGTTSYKASTREYAWGNKNKLLTSLYDYCIGGKTGFTKIAGRTLVSAAHKDKMDLIAVTLNAPDDWKDHIGMYEWAFDTYDMTSVLDKGVQTYHVNGSDDITRGYVKHSLHYPLQKDEVGNIQKKTFLLDDTTKKDDEIIGKTIFYLDHKPISEVPIFSKGQQKTVRTSLLTDTMSMLRQMVGMD; this is encoded by the coding sequence ATGCGTTCTGTTTATTTAACAATCACATTATTTTTGTTACTGAGTCTCTTTTTTCCGATTATTGGACAAGCAAAACCAGGAACATCAGCAAATAATGCTGTTTTAATGGAACAATCAACAGGAAGGGTGTTGTATGAGAAAAATGCGCATGAAAAAAAGCCGATCGCAAGTATAACGAAAATCATGACAGCGATTATCGCAATTGAATCTGGAAAAATGGACGAGATGGTCACGACAAGTAGACGAGCTGTATACACTGGTGGTTCATCAATTTATCTGGAACAGGGTGAAAAGATGAAACTAAAAGATCTTGTATATGGATTGATGCTTCGCTCGGGCAACGATGCAGCAGTTGCAATTGCAGAGCATGTCGGTGGTAGTGTGGAAGGATTTAACTACTTAATGAATGAAAAAGCACAGTGGCTCGGAATGACCAACACCCATTTTGAAAACCCACATGGGCTGCATGCTGAACAACACTATTCAACGGCATATGATATGGCATTACTAATGCGGTATGCCATGTCCAATGATGTTTTTAAGAAGATTACCGGTACTACTTCCTATAAAGCTAGTACACGGGAATATGCATGGGGAAATAAAAATAAGCTATTAACCTCGTTATATGACTATTGCATAGGTGGGAAAACGGGATTTACCAAAATAGCTGGACGAACATTGGTTTCAGCGGCTCATAAAGATAAGATGGATCTAATTGCAGTAACATTAAACGCGCCTGATGACTGGAAGGATCATATTGGCATGTATGAATGGGCATTTGATACGTATGACATGACTTCCGTGCTTGATAAAGGAGTCCAAACCTATCACGTAAACGGCTCGGATGATATTACGAGAGGCTATGTTAAACATAGTCTTCATTATCCATTGCAGAAAGATGAAGTAGGGAATATCCAGAAAAAAACATTCTTACTAGATGATACTACCAAAAAAGATGACGAGATTATTGGGAAAACAATTTTTTACCTTGACCATAAACCGATAAGTGAAGTTCCGATATTTAGCAAAGGACAGCAGAAAACAGTCCGTACTAGTTTATTAACGGACACAATGTCAATGTTAAGACAAATGGTTGGGATGGATTAA
- a CDS encoding spore germination protein — protein MTDTKDKSPISPDIDDIEAFMKEKIGIGISFDVGFREMVVLKNKIQLYYLNGLVDSSIIVQIMKVLVQINDNEGNRKKVQEIIENRLVHQQVERIKSLDEAVDQILSGLIVIFVDGEDEAFVIDVRHYPGRTPEEPDTEHVVRGSRDGYTENVIENTALTRRRIRDERLRHEMLKVGERSKMDVCVCYLHDVADEGLVKLIKKKIREVEIDGMSMADKTLEEFMINSKWNPYPMVRYTERPDVAAHHILEGHVVIIVDTSPSVIILPTTFFHHVQHAEEYRQRPAVGSFIRWARFLAILASIFLLPMWLLFAMDPTLLPKSLSFIGPNEEGNIPITVQIILGILGVEFLRMAAIHTPTPLSTAMGLIAAVLIGQIAIDVGMLSPEVILYVSISAIGSYVTPSYELSVANKLGRLFLVIVTAIFGVIGFAVGFTAYLLFLVSLKSLRTPYFWPFIPFNLRAITHILFRIPVPFNNKRPSIVHPRNTYSQPLKKDS, from the coding sequence ATGACAGATACAAAGGATAAAAGTCCAATTTCTCCAGACATCGATGATATTGAAGCTTTTATGAAAGAAAAAATTGGAATTGGCATCTCGTTCGATGTTGGATTTCGAGAAATGGTCGTATTAAAAAATAAGATCCAATTGTACTACCTGAATGGCTTAGTTGATTCTTCTATAATTGTGCAAATTATGAAAGTCCTTGTTCAGATTAATGATAATGAAGGAAATCGAAAAAAAGTTCAAGAAATCATAGAGAATCGATTAGTCCATCAACAGGTTGAGCGAATTAAATCATTGGATGAAGCGGTTGATCAAATTTTATCTGGTTTAATCGTTATTTTTGTTGATGGAGAAGACGAGGCATTTGTCATTGATGTTCGTCATTATCCTGGTCGAACCCCGGAAGAACCGGATACAGAGCACGTCGTTCGGGGTTCCAGGGACGGATACACAGAAAATGTAATTGAAAATACCGCCTTAACGAGAAGAAGAATTCGTGATGAACGATTGCGTCACGAAATGCTGAAGGTAGGAGAACGTTCAAAAATGGACGTTTGTGTCTGCTATTTACATGATGTAGCAGATGAGGGATTAGTCAAATTAATCAAAAAGAAAATCCGAGAAGTGGAAATAGATGGCATGTCAATGGCGGATAAAACGTTAGAAGAATTTATGATCAACAGTAAATGGAATCCATATCCGATGGTCCGATACACTGAACGACCAGACGTTGCTGCCCATCATATACTAGAAGGGCATGTCGTGATTATCGTTGATACATCACCAAGTGTCATCATCTTGCCGACCACCTTTTTTCATCATGTTCAACACGCTGAAGAATATCGGCAACGACCTGCTGTTGGGTCATTTATTCGCTGGGCAAGGTTTCTGGCAATTTTAGCATCCATCTTTCTTTTGCCAATGTGGCTGCTCTTTGCCATGGATCCGACATTGTTGCCTAAGTCACTATCGTTTATTGGTCCAAACGAAGAAGGAAATATCCCGATAACGGTACAAATTATACTAGGGATTTTAGGTGTGGAATTCCTGCGAATGGCGGCCATTCATACACCAACCCCATTGTCAACAGCCATGGGATTAATTGCGGCGGTGTTGATTGGCCAAATCGCGATCGATGTCGGCATGCTTAGTCCGGAAGTTATTTTATATGTTTCCATTAGTGCGATTGGTTCTTATGTGACGCCTAGTTATGAATTAAGTGTGGCCAACAAATTGGGCCGGTTATTCCTAGTCATTGTCACAGCTATATTTGGTGTAATTGGTTTTGCAGTCGGATTTACCGCTTATCTTCTCTTTTTGGTAAGTTTAAAATCATTGCGGACGCCTTATTTTTGGCCGTTTATTCCGTTCAACTTAAGGGCGATTACACATATTCTCTTTCGTATCCCTGTACCATTCAACAACAAACGGCCAAGTATCGTACATCCGCGAAACACCTATAGCCAACCATTAAAAAAAGATTCATAA
- a CDS encoding GNAT family N-acetyltransferase has translation MLIRYKKNMEKIAMGLLSFMPEGKDVKKLQQTIKEYESNPNWHLFLWKEDDDVLGAIGLRIEDDLNAVVQHISVNPSHRNAGIGKKMVHEINNMYQDKYAVCADEFTQQFYNKCNDEN, from the coding sequence ATGCTAATTCGTTATAAAAAGAATATGGAAAAGATTGCAATGGGATTACTGTCTTTTATGCCTGAAGGAAAAGATGTAAAAAAATTGCAGCAAACAATTAAAGAATATGAATCGAATCCAAATTGGCATCTTTTTCTATGGAAAGAAGACGATGATGTTTTGGGTGCAATTGGATTAAGAATAGAGGACGACCTTAATGCGGTTGTTCAGCATATTTCTGTTAATCCATCACACCGAAATGCAGGCATTGGTAAGAAAATGGTTCATGAAATAAACAATATGTACCAAGATAAATACGCTGTATGTGCCGATGAGTTTACCCAACAATTTTACAATAAATGTAATGATGAAAACTAA
- the resA gene encoding thiol-disulfide oxidoreductase ResA, whose protein sequence is MTTRDISPAKKKKKRNRLVFRSVILAILLVAVVYALVSNLTKDKTNIDVGDKAPDFALEQINKNNELETVQLSDLEGKGVMLNFWATYCKPCESEMPYMEKLYPEYKDKGVEIVAVNLDSTELVINRFIDKYDLTFPVPHDTKGTVMDQYSVGPIPSTFFINPEGEVVEIVEGALTLDRIEGYLQQIEPK, encoded by the coding sequence TTGACGACAAGGGATATTAGTCCGGCTAAAAAAAAGAAAAAACGAAATCGTCTCGTGTTTCGATCGGTCATATTAGCAATATTACTAGTTGCGGTGGTTTATGCCTTGGTATCTAATTTAACAAAAGATAAAACGAATATTGATGTTGGCGACAAAGCACCAGACTTTGCATTAGAACAAATCAACAAAAATAACGAACTTGAAACAGTTCAGCTTAGTGACTTAGAAGGAAAAGGTGTTATGCTTAATTTCTGGGCCACCTATTGCAAACCATGTGAATCTGAGATGCCTTATATGGAAAAATTGTATCCCGAATACAAGGATAAAGGTGTAGAAATTGTTGCCGTTAATTTAGATTCCACAGAACTTGTGATTAATCGATTTATTGACAAGTACGATTTAACATTTCCGGTTCCACACGATACAAAAGGAACGGTAATGGATCAATACAGTGTCGGTCCAATTCCTAGTACATTTTTTATTAATCCTGAGGGAGAAGTAGTAGAAATTGTCGAAGGAGCACTAACATTGGATCGAATCGAAGGCTACTTGCAGCAAATTGAACCGAAATAA
- a CDS encoding spore maturation protein has protein sequence MAAITAVSTWLIPCFIMIVLIVGTWKRVPAYELFVEGGKEGVKMAFSLLPFLVGMIVSIAILRASGALDAFIGLLSPVLSFLGVPPDIVPLALVRPISGTAALGVTTELIDTHGPDSFIGRLASTMQGSTDTTLYILTIYFGAVGIKKMRYALKVGLIADLIGIIASIIIVTIVFG, from the coding sequence TTGGCTGCGATTACAGCAGTTAGTACGTGGCTCATCCCATGTTTTATTATGATCGTCCTGATTGTCGGTACATGGAAACGCGTTCCTGCATACGAGTTGTTTGTTGAAGGAGGAAAGGAAGGTGTCAAGATGGCATTTTCTTTACTTCCTTTTTTAGTAGGAATGATCGTTTCAATCGCAATCTTGCGGGCATCAGGTGCACTTGATGCATTCATTGGTCTTCTGTCACCGGTTTTAAGTTTTCTAGGTGTGCCGCCAGATATCGTCCCACTAGCACTTGTAAGACCTATTTCTGGAACTGCCGCGTTAGGTGTCACAACCGAATTAATCGACACACACGGTCCAGATTCATTCATCGGACGATTGGCCTCCACCATGCAAGGTAGTACAGATACGACTTTATACATTCTCACGATCTATTTTGGTGCAGTCGGAATTAAAAAAATGCGATATGCCCTAAAGGTTGGACTCATTGCCGACCTAATTGGTATAATAGCCTCGATTATCATCGTCACAATCGTATTTGGATAA
- the lysA gene encoding diaminopimelate decarboxylase, with translation MIKDNHPFLTNNGHLMVGGIDTIDLAAKYGTPLYVYDVGMIRRNCQAFVHTFEQLNVKAQVAYASKAFSSIAMLQVMKQENLSLDVVSEGELYTALQADFPVERIHLHGNNKSIQEMEMGIEHNIGCIVVDNFHDIDLLEALLDEHQKQMDVLMRVTPGIESNTHQYIMTGNEDSKFGFNLHNGQADEAFVRLYNHKRINFKGLHCHIGSQIFETDRFLMATERLFEEIAKWKEQSGYVPEVLNLGGGFGIRYTAADNPIDLNIYVEALVKAVKQHAEALSIPLPEIWIEPGRAIAGNAGITLYTVGSMKQIPGIRNYISIDGGMTDNLRPALYQAKYDGVIANKVDHDPVQMASIAGKCCESGDMLIWDLPVPEVKDGDILAVFSTGAYGYSMASHYNRLPNPAVVFVENGQDKLVVARETYQDVVRNDLSYEK, from the coding sequence ATGATCAAAGATAATCATCCATTTTTAACGAACAATGGACATTTAATGGTAGGTGGTATCGATACAATTGATTTAGCTGCGAAATACGGCACACCTTTATATGTTTATGACGTCGGCATGATTCGGAGGAACTGTCAGGCGTTTGTCCATACTTTTGAACAATTGAATGTAAAAGCTCAAGTTGCATATGCAAGCAAGGCATTCTCTTCCATTGCGATGCTGCAAGTAATGAAACAAGAAAATTTAAGCCTTGATGTTGTTTCGGAGGGGGAATTGTATACCGCATTACAAGCGGATTTCCCTGTTGAGCGAATCCATTTACACGGAAATAACAAGAGCATCCAGGAAATGGAGATGGGCATTGAGCACAATATTGGTTGCATTGTGGTTGATAATTTTCATGATATCGACCTTCTAGAAGCATTACTTGACGAACATCAAAAACAAATGGATGTGCTGATGCGGGTAACACCTGGAATTGAGTCAAACACACATCAATATATTATGACAGGCAATGAAGACTCTAAATTCGGCTTTAATTTGCATAATGGACAGGCTGATGAAGCATTTGTGCGACTGTACAACCATAAACGCATAAATTTCAAGGGGTTGCATTGCCATATTGGCTCACAAATATTTGAGACAGACCGTTTTTTAATGGCCACTGAACGATTGTTTGAAGAAATTGCCAAATGGAAAGAACAATCCGGCTATGTACCGGAAGTATTGAATCTTGGTGGTGGTTTTGGTATTCGTTATACAGCAGCGGATAACCCGATCGACTTAAACATATACGTGGAAGCCCTTGTCAAAGCGGTTAAGCAACATGCTGAAGCACTATCCATACCTTTACCAGAAATTTGGATTGAGCCAGGGCGGGCAATTGCTGGAAACGCTGGAATAACCTTGTATACAGTTGGTTCCATGAAACAGATCCCGGGAATTCGTAACTACATTTCAATTGATGGCGGAATGACCGACAATCTACGTCCGGCGCTGTATCAAGCTAAATATGACGGGGTTATCGCGAATAAGGTCGATCATGACCCTGTTCAAATGGCATCGATTGCTGGTAAATGTTGTGAATCCGGCGATATGCTCATTTGGGATTTACCTGTTCCAGAAGTAAAAGATGGTGATATTCTAGCCGTTTTCTCAACAGGAGCCTATGGATATTCAATGGCCAGCCACTATAACCGGCTTCCAAACCCTGCTGTTGTTTTTGTTGAAAATGGGCAGGACAAGCTAGTCGTTGCAAGGGAAACCTATCAAGATGTTGTGAGAAATGATTTATCATATGAAAAATGA